A single window of Solenopsis invicta isolate M01_SB chromosome 3, UNIL_Sinv_3.0, whole genome shotgun sequence DNA harbors:
- the LOC105201039 gene encoding homeodomain-interacting protein kinase 2 isoform X5, with protein sequence MCDMFIQTQQTSSVNGSSSSSSSSSSNNTGHHHSKKRKLDYNVAQPVIQHALVQSTSDYQLDGLRYSVNGANTTFSSLHNNNALQKSSPNQQTLVRASTIKLLDPYQRCGTKRKSWSREGNGDGLAVHSANANAVGSTVVSQHHTQQQQQLQQQQQQQHSKQTSMTAHSKQVANAANGGGSSNPQGDGDYHLVQHEVLYSMTNQYEVLEFLGRGTFGQVVKCWKKGTSDIVAIKILKNHPSYARQGQIEVSILSRLSQENADEFNFVRAYECFQHKSHTCLVFEMLEQNLYDFLKQNKFSPLPLKYIRPILQQVLTALLKLKQLGLIHADLKPENIMLVDPMRQPYRVKVIDFGSASHVSKAVCNTYLQSRYYRAPEIILGLPYCEAIDMWSLGCVVAELFLGWPLYPGSSEYDQIRYISQTQGLPTENMLTIASKTTKFFYRDMDSTYPFWRLKTPEEHEAETGIKSKEARKYIFNCLDDIGQVNVPTDLDGGQLLPEKADRREFIDLLKRMLTMDQVERRITPGEALNHAFVTLAHLVDYAHCNNVKASVQMMEVCRRAGDFAASPAHHQAPPAPQPPPPTSLVANFVPTTNGSAVTLTFNNQLSNQVQRLVREHRTAQTGYDNLYQIYSNSSRRATQYSGSSSGSNSGRSGMHDFPHQLVPSILCPPHGYQTMPSPAKHVVVAQPPQAQQAPLQIQSSIISQQAVAAAAAAAQQQYAAVPVSMVETGRQMLLTATSWPGGSRQMALVPSSWQQLPPQHIQQPLLSDTGDWGRPLIVDSSAILQDQRPVFPVTEVYNASALVEHPPQSWGKRTVTKHHQHHVTVPQQTQHRYEHKKETQQLSPVKKRVKESTPPSSMRRHSPSSSHWQEQPVQSHHHSSKHSSSHNVEHQPVASVRQQTITIDDTPSPAVSVITISDSEDEAPGKCCGDRQCSACQSLATRLSGDGRPVREEVIRSTQSTPRVVQPMQQSAHTSSQPHGSGHVTTHSSSSSHRTQRKNIISCVTVGDSDGEASPSRTHGHLYLPQHPQHQQTTQLIKHEPQQQHHISSSSGYSQSQKKRLLAKVQSECNMVNVATKPEPGVEYLAPHPCHAPACKEPPTYQDDVYDMHDHFLQYVTTSSAHPHLQEQHIVYTTGTDKRVSWPGKRAEYKHEYVQPPAAHSRDHQKWVVANPVHQYRQSQVVGTAAHSHSHHGHPAHLSPGGSGGGRSPAGGPVIGSAQHLGQPLYQEYAHVRSRAHAVPPPVYVTAAPSQAATAIQQQQVPAYQGFTPGSSPLTLYDSSRALPPPAHHSSARPLLASHAAHPMPAHMQPTAVYGLAPISPAKHQYQPSSLWFTE encoded by the exons ATGTGTGACATGTTCATCCAAACACAGCAGACGAGTAGCGTcaacggcagcagcagcagcagcagcagcagcagcagtaacAACACCGGTCACCACCACAGTAAGAAGCGCAAGTTGGATTACAACGTGGCTCAGCCGGTGATCCAGCACGCATTGGTCCAATCGACCAGCGACTACCAATTGGATGGTCTCCGGTACTCCGTAAATGGTGCTAATACCACGTTTAGTTCGCTGCACAACAATAATGCGCTGCAGAAGAGTAGCCCGAACCAGCAGACCCTGGTACGAGCCTCGACGATCAAGCTCTTAGACCCGTACCAGCGCTGTGGCACGAAG AGAAAATCTTGGTCGAGGGAAGGTAATGGTGACGGCCTGGCAGTCCACTCCGCCAACGCGAATGCGGTGGGTAGTACTGTAGTGTCGCAGCACCATACCCAACAGCAACAACAGctgcagcaacaacagcagcaacagcacAGCAAGCAGACAAGCATGACGGCGCATAGCAAGCAAGTGGCCAACGCGGCCAAtggcggcggcagcagcaaTCCCCAGGGCGACGGGGATTACCACTTGGTACAGCACGAAGTTCTCTACTCTATGACCAACCAGTATGAGGTCCTCGAGTTTCTCGGCAGAGGTACTTTCGGGCAG GTCGTAAAATGTTGGAAAAAAGGAACAAGCGACATAGTAGCCATCAAAATTCTAAAGAACCATCCATCGTATGCGCGCCAAGGTCAGATTGAG GTCTCCATCCTGTCTCGACTTAGTCAGGAAAATGCGGATGAGTTCAATTTCGTGCGCGCCTACGAGTGCTTCCAGCACAAGTCACATACCTGCTTGGTATTCGAAATGTTAGAGCAAAATCTCTACGATTTCTTGAAGCAGAATAAATTTTCACCCCTACCTCTTAAGTACATCAGGCCCATTCTCCAGCAAGTATTGACTGCGCTATTGAAACTGAAG CAATTAGGATTGATACATGCCGATTTGAAACCGGAGAACATTATGCTGGTGGATCCGATGCGTCAGCCTTATCGAGTGAAAGTCATTGATTTCGGATCGGCCTCTCACGTATCCAAAGCCGTCTGTAACACCTATCTGCAATCACGATACTACCGCGCACCCGAAATCATACTGGGACTTCCGTATTGTGAAGCAATAGATATGTGGTCGCTCGGGTGTGTGGTCGCAGAGTTGTTTCTGGGATGGCCTCTATATCCAGGCAGTTCCGAATACGATCAAATTCGATATATAAGTCAAACGCAGGGCCTACCAACGGAGAATATGCTAACCATTGCTAGCAAAacaacaaaattcttttatcgaGACATGGACA GTACATATCCATTTTGGCGATTAAAGACACCGGAAGAACACGAGGCAGAGACTGGTATCAAATCCAAGGAAgcgagaaaatatatttttaattgcctTGACGATATCGGTCAGGTTAATGTACCGACTGACTTAGACGGCGGTCAACTCTTGCCAGAAAAAGCGGACAGGAGAGAGTTCATTGATCTTTTAAAGAGGATGCTTACAATGGACCAGGTA GAGCGCCGTATAACACCCGGCGAGGCACTGAACCACGCGTTTGTTACTTTGGCACACCTTGTCGATTATGCGCATTGTAACAACGTCAAAGCTTCCGTCCAGATGATGGAGGTTTGCAGGCGCGCGGGAGACTTCGCTGCGAGTCCTGCGCATCATCAGGCTCCGCCGGCGCCTCAGCCACCTCCACCAACGTCTTTAGTAGCCAATTTTGTACCGACTACCAACGGCAGTGCGGTGACTCTCACCTTCAATAATCAATTGTCTAATCAAGTACAGCGATTAGTCAGAGAACATCGCACTGCGCAAACAGGATATGACAATCTG TATCAAATATATAGCAACAGCAGTCGACGGGCGACACAATACAGCGGTTCGTCGAGCGGATCCAACAGTGGGCGAAGTGGTATGCATGATTTTCCGCATCAACTGGTACCCAGCATATTATGTCCACCGCATGGCTACCAGACTATGCCAAGTCCTGCGAAGCATGTAGTTGTTGCTCaa CCACCTCAAGCGCAACAGGCACCTTTGCAGATACAATCGTCGATTATATCGCAGCAAGCCGTAGCCGCGGCGGCTGCAGCTGCTCAACAACAATATGCTGCAGTTCCCGTGTCTATGGTCGAGACTGGTCGACAAATGTTGCTTACc GCCACATCTTGGCCTGGTGGAAGTCGTCAAATGGCACTCGTACCGTCGTCGTGGCAGCAATTACCGCCGCAACACATCCAGCAGCCGCTGCTTAGCGATACTGGAGATTGGGGAAGACCTCTTATCGTCGATAGTTCAGCTATTCTACAG GATCAGCGGCCGGTATTTCCTGTCACGGAAGTTTACAACGCTAGTGCACTTGTTGAGCATCCACCGCAGAGTTGGGGCAAGCGTACCGTCACCAAACATCATCAGCATCATGTGACGGTACCTCAGCAGACTCAGCACAGATATGAACATAAAAAGGAAACGCAGCAACTGAGTCCGGTGAAGAAGCGAGTCAAGGAGAGCACCCCACCGAGTAGCATGCGACGACATTCACCGTCGAGCAGCCATTGGCAGGAGCAGCCGGTGCAGTCTCATCATCACAGTAGCAAGCATAGTAGTAGTCATAACGTGGAGCATCAGCCAGTTGCTTCTGTGCGACAGCAGACTATCACGATTGACGACACACCTTCACCAGCTGTTTCCGTTATTACGATCAGTGATAGTGAAGATGAGGCACCTGGAAAATG CTGTGGAGACCGTCAGTGCAGCGCCTGTCAAAGTTTGGCAACTCGCCTGTCGGGCGACGGACGTCCTGTCCGTGAAGAAGTCATACGAAg cacTCAGTCGACGCCGCGTGTTGTACAACCGATGCAGCAGTCCGCGCATACAAGCAGCCAACCGCATGGGAGCGGACACGTTACGACTCATAGCAGCTCGTCATCGCATCGAACACAACGCAAGAATATCATTAGCTGTGTTACTGTTGGTGACAGCGACGGCGAAGCTAGCCCCAGCCGTACGCACGGTCATTTATATTtgccgcaacacccgcaacatcAACAGACCACACAGTTAATTAAGCATGAGCCGCAGCAACAACATCATATTAGCAG TAGCTCAGGATATTCGCAGTCACAAAAGAAACGGCTGCTGGCGAAGGTGCAGTCCGAATGTAACATGGTGAACGTTGCGACGAAGCCGGAACCCGGTGTCGAGTATCTTGCTCCACATCCGTGTCACGCGCCAGCTTGCAAGGAGCCACCGACCTATCAG GATGACGTCTATGACATGCATGACCACTTCTTGCAGTATGTGACCACGAGTAGCGCGCATCCTCATCTCCAAGAACAGCATATCGTGTACACGACCGGTACGGACAAACGAGTGTCGTGGCCTGGGAAGCGAGCCGAGTACAAGCATGAATATGTTCAACCACCGGCTGCTCACTCGAGAGATCATCAGAAGTGGGTGGTGGCCAATCCTGTGCATCAATATAG GCAGAGCCAGGTAGTAGGTACGGCAGCCCATTCCCACAGTCATCACGGGCATCCGGCCCATCTAAGTCCCGGCGGCAGTGGCGGCGGTAGGAGTCCCGCCGGCGGGCCTGTGATAGGAAGTGCTCAGCATTTGGGACAGCCTCTCTACCAAGAATACGCTCACGTACGCTCGAGAGCCCATGCAGTGCCGCCTCCTGTATACGTTACCGCGGCACCGTCGCAGGCTGCTACCGCTATCCAGCAGCAACAAGTACCCGCGTATCAGGGATTTACACCCGG CTCGTCTCCATTAACGTTGTATGATTCTAGTCGAGCATTGCCACCGCCAGCTCATCACAGCTCGGCCAGACCGTTACTGGCGAGTCACGCAGCACATCCAATGCCTGCGCATATGCAGCCTACCGCCGTTTATGGATTGGCCCCGATTTCGCCAGCCAAACACCAGTATCAACCTTCCAGTTTATGGTTTACCGAATAA
- the LOC105201039 gene encoding homeodomain-interacting protein kinase 2 isoform X8, translating into MCDMFIQTQQTSSVNGSSSSSSSSSSNNTGHHHSKKRKLDYNVAQPVIQHALVQSTSDYQLDGLRYSVNGANTTFSSLHNNNALQKSSPNQQTLVRASTIKLLDPYQRCGTKRKSWSREGNGDGLAVHSANANAVGSTVVSQHHTQQQQQLQQQQQQQHSKQTSMTAHSKQVANAANGGGSSNPQGDGDYHLVQHEVLYSMTNQYEVLEFLGRGTFGQVVKCWKKGTSDIVAIKILKNHPSYARQGQIEVSILSRLSQENADEFNFVRAYECFQHKSHTCLVFEMLEQNLYDFLKQNKFSPLPLKYIRPILQQVLTALLKLKQLGLIHADLKPENIMLVDPMRQPYRVKVIDFGSASHVSKAVCNTYLQSRYYRAPEIILGLPYCEAIDMWSLGCVVAELFLGWPLYPGSSEYDQIRYISQTQGLPTENMLTIASKTTKFFYRDMDSTYPFWRLKTPEEHEAETGIKSKEARKYIFNCLDDIGQVNVPTDLDGGQLLPEKADRREFIDLLKRMLTMDQVERRITPGEALNHAFVTLAHLVDYAHCNNVKASVQMMEVCRRAGDFAASPAHHQAPPAPQPPPPTSLVANFVPTTNGSAVTLTFNNQLSNQVQRLVREHRTAQTGYDNLYQIYSNSSRRATQYSGSSSGSNSGRSGMHDFPHQLVPSILCPPHGYQTMPSPAKHVVVAQPPQAQQAPLQIQSSIISQQAVAAAAAAAQQQYAAVPVSMVETGRQMLLTNAVQATSWPGGSRQMALVPSSWQQLPPQHIQQPLLSDTGDWGRPLIVDSSAILQDQRPVFPVTEVYNASALVEHPPQSWGKRTVTKHHQHHVTVPQQTQHRYEHKKETQQLSPVKKRVKESTPPSSMRRHSPSSSHWQEQPVQSHHHSSKHSSSHNVEHQPVASVRQQTITIDDTPSPAVSVITISDSEDEAPGKCTQSTPRVVQPMQQSAHTSSQPHGSGHVTTHSSSSSHRTQRKNIISCVTVGDSDGEASPSRTHGHLYLPQHPQHQQTTQLIKHEPQQQHHISSSSGYSQSQKKRLLAKVQSECNMVNVATKPEPGVEYLAPHPCHAPACKEPPTYQDDVYDMHDHFLQYVTTSSAHPHLQEQHIVYTTGTDKRVSWPGKRAEYKHEYVQPPAAHSRDHQKWVVANPVHQYRQSQVVGTAAHSHSHHGHPAHLSPGGSGGGRSPAGGPVIGSAQHLGQPLYQEYAHVRSRAHAVPPPVYVTAAPSQAATAIQQQQVPAYQGFTPGSSPLTLYDSSRALPPPAHHSSARPLLASHAAHPMPAHMQPTAVYGLAPISPAKHQYQPSSLWFTE; encoded by the exons ATGTGTGACATGTTCATCCAAACACAGCAGACGAGTAGCGTcaacggcagcagcagcagcagcagcagcagcagcagtaacAACACCGGTCACCACCACAGTAAGAAGCGCAAGTTGGATTACAACGTGGCTCAGCCGGTGATCCAGCACGCATTGGTCCAATCGACCAGCGACTACCAATTGGATGGTCTCCGGTACTCCGTAAATGGTGCTAATACCACGTTTAGTTCGCTGCACAACAATAATGCGCTGCAGAAGAGTAGCCCGAACCAGCAGACCCTGGTACGAGCCTCGACGATCAAGCTCTTAGACCCGTACCAGCGCTGTGGCACGAAG AGAAAATCTTGGTCGAGGGAAGGTAATGGTGACGGCCTGGCAGTCCACTCCGCCAACGCGAATGCGGTGGGTAGTACTGTAGTGTCGCAGCACCATACCCAACAGCAACAACAGctgcagcaacaacagcagcaacagcacAGCAAGCAGACAAGCATGACGGCGCATAGCAAGCAAGTGGCCAACGCGGCCAAtggcggcggcagcagcaaTCCCCAGGGCGACGGGGATTACCACTTGGTACAGCACGAAGTTCTCTACTCTATGACCAACCAGTATGAGGTCCTCGAGTTTCTCGGCAGAGGTACTTTCGGGCAG GTCGTAAAATGTTGGAAAAAAGGAACAAGCGACATAGTAGCCATCAAAATTCTAAAGAACCATCCATCGTATGCGCGCCAAGGTCAGATTGAG GTCTCCATCCTGTCTCGACTTAGTCAGGAAAATGCGGATGAGTTCAATTTCGTGCGCGCCTACGAGTGCTTCCAGCACAAGTCACATACCTGCTTGGTATTCGAAATGTTAGAGCAAAATCTCTACGATTTCTTGAAGCAGAATAAATTTTCACCCCTACCTCTTAAGTACATCAGGCCCATTCTCCAGCAAGTATTGACTGCGCTATTGAAACTGAAG CAATTAGGATTGATACATGCCGATTTGAAACCGGAGAACATTATGCTGGTGGATCCGATGCGTCAGCCTTATCGAGTGAAAGTCATTGATTTCGGATCGGCCTCTCACGTATCCAAAGCCGTCTGTAACACCTATCTGCAATCACGATACTACCGCGCACCCGAAATCATACTGGGACTTCCGTATTGTGAAGCAATAGATATGTGGTCGCTCGGGTGTGTGGTCGCAGAGTTGTTTCTGGGATGGCCTCTATATCCAGGCAGTTCCGAATACGATCAAATTCGATATATAAGTCAAACGCAGGGCCTACCAACGGAGAATATGCTAACCATTGCTAGCAAAacaacaaaattcttttatcgaGACATGGACA GTACATATCCATTTTGGCGATTAAAGACACCGGAAGAACACGAGGCAGAGACTGGTATCAAATCCAAGGAAgcgagaaaatatatttttaattgcctTGACGATATCGGTCAGGTTAATGTACCGACTGACTTAGACGGCGGTCAACTCTTGCCAGAAAAAGCGGACAGGAGAGAGTTCATTGATCTTTTAAAGAGGATGCTTACAATGGACCAGGTA GAGCGCCGTATAACACCCGGCGAGGCACTGAACCACGCGTTTGTTACTTTGGCACACCTTGTCGATTATGCGCATTGTAACAACGTCAAAGCTTCCGTCCAGATGATGGAGGTTTGCAGGCGCGCGGGAGACTTCGCTGCGAGTCCTGCGCATCATCAGGCTCCGCCGGCGCCTCAGCCACCTCCACCAACGTCTTTAGTAGCCAATTTTGTACCGACTACCAACGGCAGTGCGGTGACTCTCACCTTCAATAATCAATTGTCTAATCAAGTACAGCGATTAGTCAGAGAACATCGCACTGCGCAAACAGGATATGACAATCTG TATCAAATATATAGCAACAGCAGTCGACGGGCGACACAATACAGCGGTTCGTCGAGCGGATCCAACAGTGGGCGAAGTGGTATGCATGATTTTCCGCATCAACTGGTACCCAGCATATTATGTCCACCGCATGGCTACCAGACTATGCCAAGTCCTGCGAAGCATGTAGTTGTTGCTCaa CCACCTCAAGCGCAACAGGCACCTTTGCAGATACAATCGTCGATTATATCGCAGCAAGCCGTAGCCGCGGCGGCTGCAGCTGCTCAACAACAATATGCTGCAGTTCCCGTGTCTATGGTCGAGACTGGTCGACAAATGTTGCTTACc AATGCTGTGCAGGCCACATCTTGGCCTGGTGGAAGTCGTCAAATGGCACTCGTACCGTCGTCGTGGCAGCAATTACCGCCGCAACACATCCAGCAGCCGCTGCTTAGCGATACTGGAGATTGGGGAAGACCTCTTATCGTCGATAGTTCAGCTATTCTACAG GATCAGCGGCCGGTATTTCCTGTCACGGAAGTTTACAACGCTAGTGCACTTGTTGAGCATCCACCGCAGAGTTGGGGCAAGCGTACCGTCACCAAACATCATCAGCATCATGTGACGGTACCTCAGCAGACTCAGCACAGATATGAACATAAAAAGGAAACGCAGCAACTGAGTCCGGTGAAGAAGCGAGTCAAGGAGAGCACCCCACCGAGTAGCATGCGACGACATTCACCGTCGAGCAGCCATTGGCAGGAGCAGCCGGTGCAGTCTCATCATCACAGTAGCAAGCATAGTAGTAGTCATAACGTGGAGCATCAGCCAGTTGCTTCTGTGCGACAGCAGACTATCACGATTGACGACACACCTTCACCAGCTGTTTCCGTTATTACGATCAGTGATAGTGAAGATGAGGCACCTGGAAAATG cacTCAGTCGACGCCGCGTGTTGTACAACCGATGCAGCAGTCCGCGCATACAAGCAGCCAACCGCATGGGAGCGGACACGTTACGACTCATAGCAGCTCGTCATCGCATCGAACACAACGCAAGAATATCATTAGCTGTGTTACTGTTGGTGACAGCGACGGCGAAGCTAGCCCCAGCCGTACGCACGGTCATTTATATTtgccgcaacacccgcaacatcAACAGACCACACAGTTAATTAAGCATGAGCCGCAGCAACAACATCATATTAGCAG TAGCTCAGGATATTCGCAGTCACAAAAGAAACGGCTGCTGGCGAAGGTGCAGTCCGAATGTAACATGGTGAACGTTGCGACGAAGCCGGAACCCGGTGTCGAGTATCTTGCTCCACATCCGTGTCACGCGCCAGCTTGCAAGGAGCCACCGACCTATCAG GATGACGTCTATGACATGCATGACCACTTCTTGCAGTATGTGACCACGAGTAGCGCGCATCCTCATCTCCAAGAACAGCATATCGTGTACACGACCGGTACGGACAAACGAGTGTCGTGGCCTGGGAAGCGAGCCGAGTACAAGCATGAATATGTTCAACCACCGGCTGCTCACTCGAGAGATCATCAGAAGTGGGTGGTGGCCAATCCTGTGCATCAATATAG GCAGAGCCAGGTAGTAGGTACGGCAGCCCATTCCCACAGTCATCACGGGCATCCGGCCCATCTAAGTCCCGGCGGCAGTGGCGGCGGTAGGAGTCCCGCCGGCGGGCCTGTGATAGGAAGTGCTCAGCATTTGGGACAGCCTCTCTACCAAGAATACGCTCACGTACGCTCGAGAGCCCATGCAGTGCCGCCTCCTGTATACGTTACCGCGGCACCGTCGCAGGCTGCTACCGCTATCCAGCAGCAACAAGTACCCGCGTATCAGGGATTTACACCCGG CTCGTCTCCATTAACGTTGTATGATTCTAGTCGAGCATTGCCACCGCCAGCTCATCACAGCTCGGCCAGACCGTTACTGGCGAGTCACGCAGCACATCCAATGCCTGCGCATATGCAGCCTACCGCCGTTTATGGATTGGCCCCGATTTCGCCAGCCAAACACCAGTATCAACCTTCCAGTTTATGGTTTACCGAATAA